CTTCCAGAATAATAGAAGTTCCGCTGCCATTGTCATTGACACCAGGGCCGTTAAGACTGTCAAAATGCCCGCAGATGATCACATATTTGTTAGGGTAGACCGTTCCGGTTTTAGTGATGACTAAATTTTTGGAACTTGTCCCGCTGAATGTAAAAGGATCTTCTACGATCTGAGATGCGGAATAACCGTAAGAAAGATACTTGTTTTTGATCCAGGTAAGTGCATTGGCATTATTTACCGAACCTGTTGTTTTAATACCTAAATTGGCAAATTCCTGAAGGCTGGTGGTGATATTGGTTTGGGAAACCATATCAGCTCTGTTTTTGTAAGCCTGAATAAGGCTTTGGGCACCGATGCAGTGAAATGCAAATGATGCCAGTGCGATTGTGGTGAGTTTTTTCATATATATAATTTGTTGGTGGTGTCTATTTCTCAATAATGACCTTTCGGGTCACTGTGTTTTGGTCAGATTTTACCGTTACCATATAGGTTCCGTTAATAAGGTTAGAAGTTAGTATTCTGTCCTCATTTTCTGAATTCAACAGTAAACGGCCATTCATATCACTAAGTTCTACATTGAAGTTTTTAACGCTTTCCGGCAGCTCAATATGAATAATATCCTTAGCCGGGTTAGGGTAGATTTTGATGGCTGCCAGCTCGTTTTCTGCATGAACTTCATCGGTTCCCAATACACTGGATGCAGAGGCAAAATGCTGAAGCGCTCCTACAGCAGCTTTTCCTATTTTATAAACATAAACAGGATCTACATTGGCAAAAGTATCATTGGCGGTATGAGGGCGGGAGCTTTGAATATTCTCATAAAACCCGGTAATAATCTCGTTTTTCTGCTCAAAAGGGATATAGTCTGATGAATAAGCATTGGTAATCACGGTCTGTAGTGGTGAATATAAAGTGGTGCAGGTCGCCAGCTCCTGAGTGATCTGGTTAGACATCGCATTGTTAGTAGATAGCCCGCTTACGTCTCTTTCACATTTGATGATAGTATTATTATTACCCAGCTGGCCGCCTACCTGATCTATATTGAATACCAGCTTTACGTCAATATTACGGCTGTTATTCTGGTAAACAACATCATTGGCATAATGCTTACTTCCGTAAAGTCCCTGTTCTTCTCCTGAAAAATGAATGAATTTTATAGAATAATCAGTGGGAACATCTTTTAAAATCCTTGCCGCTTCCAGAAGGATAGAAGTGCCGCTTCCATTATCATTTACACCAGGCCCGTTAATCGTGTCATAATGAGCACAGATAATTACATACGTATTGGGATAAAGTGTTCCGGTTTTCGTAATAACAAGGTTTTTAGAACTTATTGTTGTATTAGCTGTATAATCAAAAGTGAAAGGATCTTCCACAATTTGTCCGGCAGTATAACCATACGAAAGATATTTATTTTTAATCCAGTTGAAAGCACTCGTATTAACAGGTGAGCCTGTCATTTTTACGCCTAAATCTCCGAAAGCCTGAAGGTTAGAAGTTATATTAGTTTGAGAAACCTTGTTGGCCCTGTCTTGATAAGCTTGGATAAAAGTTTGCCCGTTAAGGTGGTAAGCTGTCAAAGAAAGAAGAATAATAGTCGTTATTTTTTTCACTTTTAGATAAAATTTTACAGATTCAATAATTCAGCAAATTTAGATAATAAAAACGAATTTTATTTATAAAAACTCAAAGATTCTCCCTTATAATTCTTATTTAGTAAAACATTGATTATGTGATAGGTATATAATTAATTACATTACCGTATAGTAATTAAATTATTCATTATTATTATTATTGTATTTATTGATTTTTTACATTAAAAATGGAATTTAAAAGAAAATAATGATTCGGAATCATAAATCCACTTCCGGATTACTGTGAATACAGCAATAGTGAATAGATCAGTTTCAAAAGTTAGGGAGAATTTTTATTAATCGCGAGGAAAGACAAAGGATAAATAAAATGTAGCTGTTTTTAAGATAAATAAAGGCGCTTCGCTTATTTTTGAAATACAAGGTTATATCTAAATTTACTTTTTTGAAATTATCAGATAATATTGTTGACATGGGGTACTGGGGCTGATTGATTGACCTGGGAAGCAGGAGCGTTTAAAAAAAGTTATAATTGGAGAAGCGTAATTTTCCGGAACAAAAAAATCCCGGACCAAAGCCCGGGATTTATATTGATAACAAAAGTTCTACATTATTTTACTTGATCTACAACAGCTTTGAAAGCTTCAGGGTGATTCATTGCTAAATCTGCTAAAACTTTTCTGTTAAGCTCAATGTTGTTCTTTTTAAGAGCTCCCATAAACTGAGAGTAAGACATTCCGTGCTCTCTTGTTCCCGCGTTGATACGAGTGATCCAAAGTGATCTGAAATTTCTCTTTTTCTCTTTTCTTCCGCGGTAAGCATATTGCATTGCTTTTTCAACCGCATTTTTAGCTACAGTCCAAACGTTCTTTCTTCTACCGAAAAAACCTTTAGCTTGCTTAAAAATTTTCTTTCTGCGAGCTCTTGAAGCTACGGCATTTACTGATCTAGGCATAATTTAAATTGTTTTTTTGAAAAGGGCGGAATATAAAATTCTCTTAGTGGCACCGTTTCAGGGTTAAAATGTTGAATTTGTTTTGAATTCTTATAAACCGAATATAGATTTATAAAAACTACTTAATGGCTAATTGACGTAGAACGCTCTTTGTGTCCACAGCAGCAACGTAAGAAGTCTGCGTAAGATTTCTCTTCTGCTTAGTTTCTTTCTTAGTTAAGATGTGGCTTTTGAAAGCATTTTTTCTTTTGATCTTACCAGATCCGGTAAGAGCAAAACGTTTCTTAGCACCTGATTTCGTTTTTAATTTTGGCATTGTCTTGCTTTTTTATTGTTTTTGTTATCAATATCTTGTCCATGGTTCCTAAATTACTTAGGAATAACAGTTTGCAAAGATACAAAAAAAGATTTAATCTTCTGCCTCTACTACCAGAGATTCTAATAAAATGTTGTGGGTGGGAATAACGGATATCTTTATCACCCCGCCATTCTGTGCAACCGTGCTCTGAAGCTTATCATTATCTTTTTGATGATTGACTGATTTTACAGCCCATTTTTTAGACGGAATAGATTTCAGAACCACGGTATAGGTATTTCCTTTGATCATATTCTTTACCAGTTTGTTCTGTTTGAAAACACTTAGAGTATCAGTCGTATTTTTAAAGAAATAACCAGGAACGGTTAGTTCATTTTTGACCAGATTAATTCCCGTATTCTTACTGTATTTATTAAAATAGAGGATGTAATCTTCATTTTTTAACCGGAGATCAACACGGCTAAAGCCATCAGTAAATCTTTGATCTCTAGTCATCTGTTCTCCAAAAGAGAAAAAAGGAATACTGCCGGTATTGAAAATAATGATATCCGGATTTCTTTCAAGAACATAATTGGCATCACCTAGTTCATGCCCTAAAGCTCCGTTTCCAAAATTAGCAGGTGGATGTCTCGGAAGATAATAGTCATTTAATCCCAGCATATCTACTGTCGGAAGTTCTGATGAATAGGGAATACATCCGGCCGCAGTAACCGCAATCAGGGTATTATCAGGAAAGGTATTTTTGAGTTCTTGGCCTAATTCCATTCCACGGAACTCCCATCTTTCTTTGGCGGCTCTGTAATTCTGTGGAATAAAAAGCTGTATAATGGCATTAATAATCAGTGCAGGGATCAGTACAGACTGTATTTTTTTTTGTTTAAAATTGAATTGAGGGGAAACGTTCAGCCCTAAAATAATAGCAAACGTAAAGAAAATAAGCAAAACATAATAATGTCTGTTGGCCGGGAAAATATCACCTCCGACTGATGTTACATAACCTGCCCATGCAGCGATATTTAACAAAAAATAGAAACCAGTGATATTTTTTTTCCTGAAGACAAGAATATATAGAAAATAGAGTCCCAGAGAAGAAATAATCAGAGTTCCGACAAATGCTCTAAGCTGATAATATCCACCTCTCAGAATATGATGAAGAGTAACTTTTACTTTAACTAACGCTGTATTGGGAACAATTTCACCATAATAAGTATATCTGAAAGCCAATTGTCCCAAAAGAAATAAAGAAGGGATGATAAAGCTGAACAACACTATTTTAGCTAATTGGGTCCTGTTTTTCAGATTTGTAGCTAACAGGAAAAATGAAGCCAGAAGGGTAAATAAAAATCCATCCGGCCTGGTAAGGGCAAGAAGTCCCAGCCATACAGAAAGGTAAAGCCCTCTTTTCAGGCTTCCGGTATTGACAATTTTCAATACTTCAATGATAACCAGGGTAACCAAGAGAGCATACATAGGCTGTTCCAGACCTCCGACTGCCCACACGGCAAGGGTAGGAGTCGTTACCAGCAATCCCACACCAAAAAATACAAATTCCTTTTTTACAGGCTGTTGGCTGAAGTACCGGAGAATAGTGCCTATCATCCCAACAGTACACAGAATACCCAGTATCCTTGCCGAAAAAATAAGGTCAATACCCAGTTTGCCAAACAAGGAAACCCCAAGAACCCAAAGAAGGTTGGAGTAGCCTTCCACAGGATGCCCGTCATTCCAGGTCAGTCCTTTACCTTCTAAAAAGCGCTGTGCATATCGGAGAGAGATCAGGCTGTCATCGGAGAAAAAAGGGTAGTAGAAGTAACAGGTCAGGAAGAATACAATAAGGGAAAGAATGAAAAAAAGTCGATATCCAAATTTCATGAATGTGTCAGTTTTTAGCGCATAGTTTCCCAAACCTTTCAGGAATTCCGATTGCAAAATAACAAAAAAACTGCCTCCCAAAAAAGAAAAACTGCAGACGGACTGCCTGCAGTTAGATTATTTTATGAACTAAAGTCTATGAATTGAAAAATTCCAGCAGATCTTTATTGATCGTTTCCGCTTCTGTGGTTGGCATACCATGAGGGAATCCTGGATAAGTGATTAACTTTCCATTCTTAAGAAGCTGTGCAGATTTAACGCCTGAATCCTGATAAGGTACAATCTGGTCATCTTCGCCATGCATTACCAGAACAGGAAAATCTACACTTTTAAGGTCTTCTGTAAAATCTGTTTCGGAAAAAACTTTAACGCAATCGTAATGAGCTTTGATAGATCCCATCATTCCCTGTCTCCACCAGTTTCTGCGGATTCCTTCAGATACATTGGCTCCTTCTCTGTTAAATCCATAGAAAGGAAGGGTAATATCGATAT
This region of Chryseobacterium vaccae genomic DNA includes:
- a CDS encoding glycosyltransferase family protein, producing the protein MKFGYRLFFILSLIVFFLTCYFYYPFFSDDSLISLRYAQRFLEGKGLTWNDGHPVEGYSNLLWVLGVSLFGKLGIDLIFSARILGILCTVGMIGTILRYFSQQPVKKEFVFFGVGLLVTTPTLAVWAVGGLEQPMYALLVTLVIIEVLKIVNTGSLKRGLYLSVWLGLLALTRPDGFLFTLLASFFLLATNLKNRTQLAKIVLFSFIIPSLFLLGQLAFRYTYYGEIVPNTALVKVKVTLHHILRGGYYQLRAFVGTLIISSLGLYFLYILVFRKKNITGFYFLLNIAAWAGYVTSVGGDIFPANRHYYVLLIFFTFAIILGLNVSPQFNFKQKKIQSVLIPALIINAIIQLFIPQNYRAAKERWEFRGMELGQELKNTFPDNTLIAVTAAGCIPYSSELPTVDMLGLNDYYLPRHPPANFGNGALGHELGDANYVLERNPDIIIFNTGSIPFFSFGEQMTRDQRFTDGFSRVDLRLKNEDYILYFNKYSKNTGINLVKNELTVPGYFFKNTTDTLSVFKQNKLVKNMIKGNTYTVVLKSIPSKKWAVKSVNHQKDNDKLQSTVAQNGGVIKISVIPTHNILLESLVVEAED
- the rplT gene encoding 50S ribosomal protein L20 codes for the protein MPRSVNAVASRARRKKIFKQAKGFFGRRKNVWTVAKNAVEKAMQYAYRGRKEKKRNFRSLWITRINAGTREHGMSYSQFMGALKKNNIELNRKVLADLAMNHPEAFKAVVDQVK
- a CDS encoding M28 family peptidase produces the protein MKKITTIILLSLTAYHLNGQTFIQAYQDRANKVSQTNITSNLQAFGDLGVKMTGSPVNTSAFNWIKNKYLSYGYTAGQIVEDPFTFDYTANTTISSKNLVITKTGTLYPNTYVIICAHYDTINGPGVNDNGSGTSILLEAARILKDVPTDYSIKFIHFSGEEQGLYGSKHYANDVVYQNNSRNIDVKLVFNIDQVGGQLGNNNTIIKCERDVSGLSTNNAMSNQITQELATCTTLYSPLQTVITNAYSSDYIPFEQKNEIITGFYENIQSSRPHTANDTFANVDPVYVYKIGKAAVGALQHFASASSVLGTDEVHAENELAAIKIYPNPAKDIIHIELPESVKNFNVELSDMNGRLLLNSENEDRILTSNLINGTYMVTVKSDQNTVTRKVIIEK
- the rpmI gene encoding 50S ribosomal protein L35, with amino-acid sequence MPKLKTKSGAKKRFALTGSGKIKRKNAFKSHILTKKETKQKRNLTQTSYVAAVDTKSVLRQLAIK